The proteins below are encoded in one region of Amycolatopsis acidiphila:
- a CDS encoding M16 family metallopeptidase translates to MPENSRFTLDNGLRVVLAPDPTAPVVGVSVHYDVGFRSEPEGRTGFAHLFEHLMFQGSESLEKLAHFKIVQSSGGTFNGSTHPDYTDYYEVLPSAALERALFLEADRMRAPKLTPENLANQIDVVKEEIRLNVLNRPYGGFPWILLPPVLYRTFPNAHNGYGDFTDLEQASLDDCAAFFDTYYSPANAVLTVAGDFEPDRARELIEKHFGDVPYRPAPPKRSFAEPPPAGEVRDSHTDPHAPLPALAIGYRMPDPINELDGYLANLVLAGVLTDGDGSRLQQRLVHREPLVTDIGAGAGLFGPFEARDPDTFSITAIHAPDVSPDRVLSAVDEELEKLAANPPEAQELQKVTARWAASLHSEHDRLVSRTLGLGSFELLYGDPSLMYRLADRMAAVTAADVAAAAKALRPDSRAVLVVEPENGESK, encoded by the coding sequence ATGCCCGAGAACTCGCGCTTCACCCTGGACAACGGCTTACGCGTCGTGCTCGCGCCCGACCCGACCGCGCCCGTGGTCGGCGTCTCCGTGCACTACGACGTCGGCTTCCGCTCCGAGCCGGAGGGGCGTACCGGGTTCGCGCACCTGTTCGAGCACCTGATGTTCCAGGGCAGCGAGAGCCTCGAGAAGCTCGCGCACTTCAAGATCGTGCAGTCCAGCGGTGGCACCTTCAACGGGTCGACCCACCCGGACTACACCGACTACTACGAGGTGCTGCCCTCGGCGGCGCTCGAGCGGGCGCTGTTCCTCGAGGCCGACCGGATGCGCGCGCCGAAGCTGACGCCGGAGAACCTGGCCAACCAGATCGACGTGGTCAAGGAGGAGATCCGGCTCAACGTGCTGAACCGGCCCTACGGCGGGTTCCCGTGGATCCTCCTGCCGCCGGTGCTGTACCGGACCTTTCCCAACGCGCACAACGGGTACGGCGACTTCACCGACCTCGAGCAGGCGAGCCTCGACGACTGCGCGGCCTTCTTCGACACCTACTACTCGCCCGCGAACGCGGTGCTCACGGTGGCGGGGGACTTCGAGCCGGACCGGGCGCGCGAGCTGATCGAGAAGCACTTCGGCGACGTCCCGTACCGCCCGGCGCCGCCGAAGCGCTCGTTCGCCGAGCCGCCGCCCGCCGGCGAGGTCCGCGACAGCCACACCGACCCGCACGCCCCGCTGCCGGCACTCGCGATCGGCTACCGGATGCCGGACCCGATCAACGAGCTCGACGGCTACCTCGCGAACCTGGTGCTCGCCGGGGTGCTCACCGACGGCGACGGCTCCCGGCTGCAGCAGCGGCTGGTGCACCGCGAGCCGCTGGTGACCGACATCGGCGCGGGCGCCGGGCTGTTCGGCCCGTTCGAGGCGCGTGACCCGGACACCTTCTCCATCACCGCGATCCACGCGCCGGACGTGTCGCCGGACAGGGTGCTCTCGGCGGTCGACGAGGAGCTGGAGAAGCTGGCCGCGAACCCGCCGGAGGCCCAGGAGCTGCAGAAGGTCACCGCACGCTGGGCCGCGAGCCTGCACTCGGAGCACGACAGGCTGGTCTCGCGCACGCTCGGCCTCGGCTCGTTCGAGCTGCTCTACGGCGACCCGTCCCTGATGTACCGGCTTGCCGACCGGATGGCCGCGGTCACCGCGGCAGACGTCGCGGCGGCCGCCAAGGCGCTGCGGCCCGACTCGCGCGCGGTCCTGGTCGTCGAGCCCGAGAATGGAGAGAGCAAGTGA
- a CDS encoding chitinase, with translation MTRWKTRIGLCVTAALAALGLASPAQAAVTSPGSAPYLDITASTPSLVDVSRATGQKTFTLAFVLADSTGCNPSWGGTIPLNDSRILNDIKAFQAMGGQVVVATGGAAGPYLEYTCSDATALANAYREILDTVGTNSLDVDVETTIPQDTVNAALATLQAERGTTISYTMRVQGDDYGMDPYSVTVLDSAAAHGVDVLVNPMTMEFGTSRADWGDAVIAAAQSTLGQLKQIWPGKSDADLKRHLGVTPMIGRNYNGKIFQPDDATQLVQWATANHIGRLAFWSAGRDNGSCPGGGVSPTCSSISQSQYQFTNIFAGFKG, from the coding sequence ATGACCCGCTGGAAGACCCGGATCGGACTCTGTGTAACGGCGGCGCTTGCCGCACTCGGCCTGGCGAGCCCCGCGCAGGCGGCGGTGACCTCGCCGGGGTCGGCCCCCTACCTGGACATCACGGCCAGCACACCGTCCCTTGTGGACGTTTCGAGGGCGACCGGGCAGAAGACGTTCACCCTGGCCTTCGTGCTCGCCGACAGCACCGGCTGCAACCCCTCGTGGGGCGGCACGATCCCGTTGAACGACTCCAGGATCCTCAACGACATCAAGGCCTTCCAGGCGATGGGCGGTCAGGTCGTCGTCGCCACCGGCGGGGCGGCGGGGCCGTACCTGGAGTACACCTGCTCGGACGCGACGGCGCTGGCGAACGCGTACCGCGAGATCCTGGACACGGTCGGCACGAACAGCCTGGACGTGGACGTCGAGACGACGATCCCGCAGGACACCGTGAACGCGGCGCTGGCCACGCTCCAGGCCGAGCGCGGCACGACGATCAGCTACACGATGCGGGTCCAGGGCGACGACTACGGCATGGACCCGTACTCGGTCACGGTGCTGGACAGCGCGGCCGCCCACGGCGTCGACGTGCTGGTCAACCCGATGACGATGGAGTTCGGCACCAGCCGGGCGGACTGGGGCGACGCGGTGATCGCCGCCGCGCAGAGCACGCTGGGCCAGCTGAAGCAGATCTGGCCGGGGAAGTCGGACGCGGACCTGAAGCGGCACCTCGGGGTGACGCCGATGATCGGCCGCAACTACAACGGCAAGATCTTCCAACCCGACGACGCCACCCAGCTCGTCCAGTGGGCGACGGCGAACCACATCGGGCGGCTGGCGTTCTGGTCGGCGGGCCGCGACAACGGCTCGTGCCCCGGCGGCGGTGTCTCGCCGACGTGCAGCAGCATTTCGCAGTCGCAGTACCAGTTCACGAACATCTTCGCGGGGTTCAAGGGGTAG
- a CDS encoding neutral zinc metallopeptidase, producing the protein MSQPPPGHWPPPWGPYPPRPPAPKKKHTGAIVAGSVAAVVVLTVTLVVTLTAGSSGSSTAASYDTITSASATTRSSRSTTSRPPSSSSRTTTTTTRPASTGPRKVVTLADHPLLTDPDAGLANAPCNVPGWPSSPAASQAFFTAAAQCLNARWGALLASMDLPFHAPQLEFPTGASFTTACGTIDVGLATAAYYCKDHLYVPYRGLQTDQYRNKPGVYLALFAHEYGHHVQDLVGLMDAAWEVIYTDGQDSAAGLDMSRRKELQAQCFSGMFLGSTANRGGTVTQSVFDVAWNDQETRGDNTSGSHDHGTNAHYAAWWRKGAQSDRLAQCNTFAAPAGDVS; encoded by the coding sequence ATGAGCCAACCTCCACCAGGCCACTGGCCGCCGCCGTGGGGTCCCTACCCGCCACGTCCGCCCGCACCGAAGAAGAAGCACACCGGCGCGATCGTCGCCGGTTCGGTCGCCGCGGTGGTCGTGCTGACGGTGACCCTGGTCGTCACGCTGACGGCCGGGTCGTCCGGCTCGAGCACCGCCGCCTCCTACGACACCATCACCTCGGCCTCGGCCACCACCCGCTCGTCCCGGTCCACGACGTCGCGCCCGCCCTCCTCGTCCAGCCGCACCACGACGACGACCACGCGGCCGGCGTCCACCGGGCCGCGCAAGGTCGTCACGCTCGCCGACCACCCGCTGCTGACCGATCCGGACGCGGGCCTGGCGAACGCGCCGTGCAACGTGCCCGGCTGGCCCAGCAGCCCGGCCGCCTCCCAGGCCTTCTTCACCGCCGCCGCGCAGTGCCTCAACGCGCGCTGGGGCGCGCTGCTCGCGTCGATGGACCTGCCCTTCCACGCGCCACAGCTCGAGTTCCCGACCGGCGCGAGCTTCACCACCGCGTGCGGCACCATCGACGTCGGGCTGGCCACCGCCGCCTACTACTGCAAGGACCACCTCTACGTGCCCTACCGCGGGCTGCAGACCGACCAGTACCGCAACAAGCCCGGCGTCTACCTCGCGCTGTTCGCGCACGAGTACGGCCACCACGTGCAGGATCTCGTCGGCCTGATGGACGCCGCGTGGGAGGTCATCTACACCGACGGCCAGGACAGCGCGGCCGGGCTGGACATGTCGCGCCGCAAGGAACTGCAGGCGCAGTGCTTCTCGGGCATGTTCCTCGGCTCGACGGCCAACCGCGGCGGCACGGTGACGCAGAGCGTGTTCGACGTGGCGTGGAACGACCAGGAGACCCGCGGCGACAACACCTCGGGCAGCCACGACCACGGCACCAACGCCCACTACGCCGCCTGGTGGCGCAAGGGTGCGCAGAGCGACCGGCTCGCCCAGTGCAACACCTTCGCCGCCCCGGCGGGCGACGTCAGCTAG
- a CDS encoding stage II sporulation protein M, giving the protein MDVDLFVVAHRAEWDRLGELLDRGRRLRGAEADELIVLYQRTATHLSMVRSAAPDPAVLSRLSSLVTRARSAVTGTHNPAWREVGLFFAQRFPAAVYRSRRWWLSTALATIVVSALLAAWVASSAQVQASIAAPEQVRRLTEPGGEFETYYSSNPAGSFAAQVWTNNAWVAATCLFFGVLAGVPVFLALWANAANVGVSAGLMSAAGRLDIFFGLITPHGLLELTAVFVAAGTGLRLGWAVLNPGPRSRTVALAQEGRATAAMALGLACVLLVSGVIEAFVTPSGLPTWARIGIGVLAELAFLSYVFVLGRRAARRGVTGDVDARFGGDVRPEAG; this is encoded by the coding sequence GTGGACGTCGATCTCTTCGTCGTGGCCCATCGCGCCGAATGGGACCGGCTGGGCGAGCTGCTCGACCGCGGCCGCCGCCTGCGCGGCGCCGAGGCGGACGAGCTGATCGTGTTGTACCAGCGCACCGCCACCCACCTGTCGATGGTGCGCTCGGCCGCACCGGACCCCGCCGTCCTGTCCCGGTTGTCGTCGCTGGTCACCCGGGCGCGTTCGGCGGTTACCGGCACGCACAACCCCGCGTGGCGCGAGGTCGGGCTGTTCTTCGCCCAGCGGTTCCCGGCCGCCGTCTACCGCAGCCGTCGGTGGTGGCTGTCCACGGCGCTGGCCACGATCGTGGTGAGCGCCCTGCTCGCCGCCTGGGTCGCTTCCAGCGCACAGGTGCAGGCGAGCATCGCCGCGCCGGAGCAGGTCCGCAGGCTGACCGAGCCGGGCGGCGAGTTCGAGACGTACTACTCCTCCAACCCCGCGGGCTCCTTCGCCGCGCAGGTGTGGACGAACAACGCGTGGGTCGCCGCCACCTGCCTGTTCTTCGGCGTCCTCGCGGGGGTTCCGGTGTTCCTCGCGCTGTGGGCGAACGCGGCGAACGTCGGCGTCAGCGCCGGGCTGATGTCCGCCGCCGGACGGCTCGACATCTTCTTCGGGCTCATCACCCCGCACGGCCTGCTGGAGCTGACCGCGGTCTTCGTCGCCGCCGGCACCGGGCTGCGGCTCGGCTGGGCGGTGCTCAACCCCGGCCCGCGCAGCCGCACGGTGGCGCTCGCGCAGGAGGGCCGCGCGACGGCGGCGATGGCGCTCGGGCTCGCCTGCGTGCTGCTCGTGTCCGGGGTGATCGAGGCGTTCGTGACCCCGTCCGGGCTGCCCACATGGGCGCGGATCGGCATCGGCGTGCTGGCCGAGCTGGCGTTCCTGAGCTACGTGTTCGTGCTCGGCAGGCGGGCCGCGCGAAGGGGCGTGACCGGCGACGTCGACGCCCGCTTCGGCGGTGACGTGCGGCCGGAGGCGGGCTGA
- a CDS encoding AAA family ATPase encodes MTTEAAVDAREALLALRAEVGKAVVGNDAAVTGLIIALLCRGHVLLEGVPGVAKTLLVRALATALDVDTARIQFTPDLMPGDVTGSIVYDSGEFSFREGPVFTNLLLADEINRTPPKTQSALLEAMEERQVSVEGRARPLPDPFIVVATQNPVEYEGTYALPEAQLDRFLLKLTVPTPSREDEIGILMRHAQGFDPRDLRAAGMRPVAGAEQLAAARAAVSAVVVNPQVLGYIVDLCRATRALPSVRLGVSPRGATALLAATRAWAWLAGRDYATPDDVKSLARPALRHRLDLRPEAELEGATPDGVLDRVLATVPVPR; translated from the coding sequence TTGACCACTGAGGCGGCCGTGGACGCCCGGGAGGCGCTGCTCGCGCTGCGGGCCGAGGTCGGCAAAGCGGTGGTCGGCAACGACGCCGCCGTCACCGGGTTGATCATCGCGTTGCTGTGCCGGGGGCACGTGCTGCTGGAGGGGGTGCCGGGCGTCGCGAAGACGTTGCTGGTGCGCGCGCTGGCGACCGCGCTCGACGTGGACACCGCGCGCATCCAGTTCACCCCGGACCTGATGCCCGGCGACGTGACGGGCTCGATCGTCTACGACTCGGGGGAGTTCTCCTTCCGCGAGGGGCCGGTGTTCACGAACCTGCTGCTGGCCGACGAGATCAACCGGACGCCGCCGAAGACCCAGTCGGCGCTGCTGGAGGCGATGGAGGAGCGGCAGGTGTCGGTCGAGGGCAGGGCGCGGCCGCTGCCGGACCCGTTCATCGTGGTCGCGACGCAGAACCCCGTGGAGTACGAGGGCACGTACGCGTTGCCGGAGGCGCAGCTCGACCGGTTCCTGCTGAAACTGACCGTGCCGACGCCGTCACGCGAGGACGAGATCGGCATCCTGATGCGGCACGCGCAGGGCTTCGACCCGCGCGACCTGCGAGCGGCCGGGATGCGGCCGGTCGCGGGGGCCGAGCAGTTGGCCGCGGCCCGGGCGGCCGTGTCGGCGGTGGTGGTGAACCCGCAGGTGCTGGGCTACATCGTCGACCTCTGCCGCGCGACGCGCGCCCTGCCCTCGGTGCGGCTGGGCGTGTCCCCGCGCGGCGCGACGGCCCTGCTGGCGGCGACCCGGGCGTGGGCGTGGCTGGCCGGACGCGACTACGCGACCCCGGACGACGTGAAGTCGTTGGCGCGCCCGGCGTTGCGGCACCGGCTGGACCTGCGGCCGGAGGCGGAGCTGGAGGGGGCCACCCCGGACGGCGTGCTCGACCGCGTGCTGGCGACCGTCCCGGTTCCGCGCTGA
- a CDS encoding DUF4350 domain-containing protein, whose protein sequence is MTTVSPDARRIWRAARAPVFIAVVLVLGAVLLVLARDNGNHGTLDPDSTDPGGSHALATLLAQQGVHIVPAHTLADAESALGTEANATLLVTAPSLVEPAHLAQLRGRAADAVFVGPGQDVLDLLLPGVVVRGQNDASTRSPDCTVAAAVAAGDAVLGGLEYEGHQRGRPCYGGSLLQITGSTTLLGDGTPLTNDRLDDEGDAALALRLLGRQATLVWYVPSPGDPAAAVTQQSLTELLPRGWLFGAIQVAVAAVLFALWRARRLGPVVAEPLPVVVRSAETTEGRARLYRRSGSAAHAAGLLRHAAVERLLPVLGLGAGAEPAAVLGAVAARTGRDAGPLLYGPAPEDDASLVRLADELDRLEREVRGS, encoded by the coding sequence GTGACAACGGTTTCCCCGGACGCGCGACGGATCTGGCGAGCCGCGCGGGCGCCGGTCTTCATCGCGGTGGTGCTCGTCCTCGGTGCCGTCCTGCTCGTCCTGGCCAGGGACAACGGCAACCACGGCACGCTCGACCCGGACTCGACGGACCCCGGCGGCTCGCACGCGCTGGCGACGTTGCTCGCCCAGCAGGGCGTGCACATCGTGCCGGCTCACACGCTGGCGGATGCCGAGTCGGCCCTCGGTACCGAGGCGAACGCGACGCTGCTGGTCACGGCCCCGAGCCTGGTCGAGCCCGCACACTTGGCGCAGCTGCGCGGACGGGCCGCCGACGCGGTGTTCGTCGGGCCCGGGCAGGACGTCCTCGACCTGCTGTTGCCCGGTGTCGTGGTGCGAGGGCAGAACGACGCCTCCACCCGCTCACCGGACTGCACGGTCGCGGCCGCCGTCGCCGCCGGGGACGCGGTGCTCGGCGGGCTCGAGTACGAGGGGCACCAGCGCGGGCGGCCCTGTTACGGCGGCTCGCTGCTGCAGATCACCGGCAGCACGACGCTGCTCGGGGACGGCACGCCGCTGACGAACGACCGGCTCGACGACGAGGGCGACGCCGCGCTCGCCCTGCGGTTGCTGGGACGGCAGGCGACGCTCGTCTGGTACGTCCCGTCGCCCGGCGACCCGGCCGCGGCGGTGACCCAGCAGTCGCTGACCGAGCTGCTGCCGCGCGGCTGGTTGTTCGGCGCGATCCAGGTCGCGGTCGCCGCGGTGCTGTTCGCGCTGTGGCGGGCGCGGCGGCTCGGCCCGGTCGTCGCCGAACCGCTGCCCGTCGTGGTGCGGTCCGCCGAGACGACGGAGGGCCGTGCCCGGCTGTACCGGCGGTCGGGCTCGGCCGCGCACGCCGCCGGGTTGTTGCGCCACGCCGCGGTCGAACGGCTGCTGCCGGTGCTGGGCCTGGGTGCCGGGGCCGAACCGGCGGCGGTGCTCGGTGCCGTCGCCGCCAGGACGGGCCGGGACGCCGGGCCACTGTTGTACGGTCCGGCTCCGGAGGACGACGCGTCGCTGGTCCGGCTCGCCGACGAGCTCGACCGGTTGGAGAGAGAGGTACGAGGATCTTGA
- a CDS encoding neutral zinc metallopeptidase, protein MAFTLSAVAVLLAGLVVFVVVSSTGGDGAGTASTGTSTSATSDNSGNAGPGAGAGGAVAGQKILELADHPILQDPDAGLQNIVCTLPVWHSDEASVEAFFTAADKCLNEAWGQFLEAYHLPFMPPALHFPTGRSFETPCGTIGVGVATAAYYCDNNLYVPYRGLQIDQYGDNPGVYLALIAHEYGHHVQEVAGIMDAVWQQIYQVGQNTPAGLDLSRRKELQAQCFSGMFLGAVVDRGGSVTRDMYEKAWRDQDTRGDNTSGSDDHGTNAHYAAWWRKGAQYNRIAQCNTFAASSNDVS, encoded by the coding sequence ATGGCCTTCACGCTCAGCGCGGTGGCCGTGCTGCTGGCCGGGCTCGTGGTGTTCGTCGTGGTGAGCAGCACCGGCGGCGACGGTGCGGGTACGGCCTCCACCGGCACCTCCACATCGGCGACGTCGGACAACAGCGGCAACGCCGGGCCGGGCGCGGGCGCCGGTGGCGCGGTGGCGGGGCAGAAGATCCTCGAGCTGGCCGACCATCCCATCCTGCAGGATCCGGACGCGGGCCTGCAGAACATCGTGTGCACGCTTCCGGTGTGGCACAGCGACGAGGCTTCGGTCGAGGCGTTCTTCACGGCGGCCGACAAGTGCCTCAACGAGGCGTGGGGCCAGTTCCTCGAGGCCTACCACCTGCCGTTCATGCCGCCGGCGCTGCACTTCCCGACCGGCCGGAGCTTCGAGACCCCGTGCGGCACCATCGGGGTCGGCGTCGCGACCGCGGCGTACTACTGCGACAACAACCTGTATGTGCCGTACCGGGGGCTGCAGATCGACCAGTACGGCGACAACCCGGGCGTGTACCTGGCCCTGATCGCGCACGAGTACGGCCACCACGTGCAGGAGGTGGCGGGGATCATGGACGCGGTGTGGCAGCAGATCTACCAGGTCGGGCAGAACACCCCGGCCGGGTTGGACCTGTCGCGTCGCAAGGAGCTGCAGGCGCAGTGCTTCTCGGGGATGTTCCTGGGTGCGGTGGTCGACCGCGGGGGTTCGGTGACGCGGGACATGTACGAGAAGGCGTGGCGGGACCAGGACACCCGGGGCGACAACACGTCCGGCAGCGACGACCACGGGACGAACGCGCATTACGCGGCGTGGTGGCGCAAGGGTGCGCAGTACAACCGGATCGCCCAGTGCAACACCTTCGCGGCGTCGTCGAACGACGTCTCGTAA
- a CDS encoding DUF4129 domain-containing protein, which produces MILALRADVPVTIDRDAAQRAAEAELSKPEYHAADPGLFDRVLMWLGQRLSELFDAASNAVPGGVLGLLVLLAVLVLVAVVVRLRVGKLARNVRAPGLVFEDRTRTAQDHRQAAEQAFAAGDFAAAARERFRAIVRGLEERGVLDALSGRTADEAARDAGARLPGSRAELAVAARLFDDVHYGDRPATAEDYRRLATLDEQVSRERPGVLT; this is translated from the coding sequence GTGATCCTGGCGCTGCGTGCGGACGTCCCGGTCACCATCGACCGGGACGCGGCGCAGCGTGCCGCCGAGGCGGAGCTGTCGAAGCCCGAGTACCACGCGGCCGACCCCGGCCTGTTCGACCGGGTGCTGATGTGGCTCGGGCAGCGCCTGTCCGAGCTGTTCGACGCCGCGTCCAACGCCGTCCCCGGCGGGGTGCTCGGCCTGCTGGTGCTGCTCGCGGTGCTCGTGCTGGTGGCCGTCGTGGTGCGGTTGCGCGTCGGCAAGCTGGCCCGCAACGTCCGCGCCCCCGGCCTGGTGTTCGAGGACCGGACACGCACCGCCCAGGACCACCGGCAGGCCGCCGAGCAGGCGTTCGCCGCCGGGGACTTCGCGGCCGCGGCGCGCGAACGGTTCCGCGCGATCGTGCGTGGCCTGGAGGAGCGTGGGGTGCTCGACGCGTTGTCCGGCCGCACCGCTGACGAAGCGGCGCGTGACGCGGGTGCCCGCCTGCCCGGCTCACGGGCGGAGCTCGCCGTGGCCGCCAGGCTGTTCGACGACGTGCACTACGGCGACCGGCCCGCGACCGCCGAGGACTACCGCCGGCTGGCCACGCTCGACGAGCAGGTGTCTCGGGAACGGCCGGGAGTCCTTACGTGA
- a CDS encoding RDD family protein: protein MSPEPDLVTGDAVALELRLARLASRGLAFAIDAVIQLVILVVGLIVVVAAGPDDGAARAAILLTLLVLVRVGYPVLFETLSRGRTPGKSAFGLRVVRDDGGPIRFRHALARGLAAAIVDFGPVFVWGAVAVVCSLVSEKSKRVGDFLAGTVVVLERAPAEVTPNIVMPPPLVSWAAQLDLSGLTDDLALALRQFLARYQSLRPEARDSLGANLAQEVAARIGAPVPPGVPVWAYLMAVLAERRNRTWPGAS, encoded by the coding sequence GTGAGTCCCGAACCCGATCTGGTGACCGGCGACGCGGTGGCGCTCGAACTGCGCCTGGCCCGGCTGGCCAGCCGCGGCCTCGCGTTCGCCATCGACGCGGTCATCCAGCTGGTGATCCTGGTCGTCGGCCTGATCGTGGTGGTCGCCGCCGGTCCCGACGACGGCGCCGCGCGCGCGGCGATCCTGCTGACCCTGCTCGTGCTGGTGCGCGTCGGCTACCCCGTGCTGTTCGAGACGCTCAGCCGCGGCCGCACGCCGGGGAAGTCGGCGTTCGGCCTGCGGGTGGTCCGCGACGACGGCGGGCCCATCCGGTTCCGGCACGCGCTGGCGCGGGGTCTCGCGGCCGCGATCGTCGACTTCGGGCCGGTCTTCGTCTGGGGTGCGGTGGCCGTGGTCTGCTCGCTGGTGTCGGAGAAGTCCAAGCGGGTGGGGGACTTCCTCGCCGGCACGGTCGTCGTGCTGGAGCGGGCGCCGGCGGAGGTGACGCCGAACATCGTGATGCCGCCGCCGCTGGTGTCGTGGGCGGCGCAGCTGGACCTGTCCGGGCTGACCGACGACCTCGCGCTCGCGCTGCGGCAGTTCCTGGCGCGCTACCAGTCGCTGCGCCCGGAAGCGCGCGACAGCCTGGGCGCGAACCTGGCGCAGGAGGTCGCGGCGCGGATCGGGGCGCCGGTGCCGCCGGGCGTGCCGGTGTGGGCGTACCTGATGGCCGTGCTGGCGGAGCGGCGGAACCGGACGTGGCCGGGCGCTAGCTGA
- a CDS encoding DUF58 domain-containing protein, protein MAITARVGVLAVIGAVVVGLGAPSWGGVAAVAGVLLLLVLLDLALAGAVRGLRFTRSGATSTRLGEAADVHLTIANPGNRPVRGLVRDAWPPSAGAERDRHPATIPPGERRTITVTLRPTRRGERPAARVTVRSTGPLGLAARQGSHRVPWAVRVLPPFHSRRHLPSRLARLQQLDGRQAALVRGAGTEFDSLREYVIGDDVRSIDWRATARAADVMVRTWRPERDRHVLLVLDTGRTSAGRVGDEPRLDAMMEAALLLATLATRAGDRVDLLAYDRQLRAKVSGRDVATLVNAMAPLEPSLLETDARGLVGEVLRRARHRSLVVLLTGLDAAPLEEGLLPVLPSLTSRHRLLVASVADPRIAEMARGRGTAEAVYDAAAAERTLADRRHVTALLGRHGVEVVDAVPDELPPALADRYLAMKAAATP, encoded by the coding sequence GTGGCCATAACCGCGCGGGTCGGGGTCCTCGCCGTCATCGGGGCGGTCGTCGTCGGGTTGGGGGCACCGTCGTGGGGCGGGGTCGCCGCCGTGGCGGGGGTGCTCCTCCTGCTGGTCCTGCTCGACCTCGCGCTGGCCGGCGCCGTGCGCGGCCTCCGCTTCACCCGCTCCGGCGCCACCTCCACCCGCCTCGGCGAGGCGGCCGACGTGCACCTCACCATCGCCAACCCCGGCAACCGCCCGGTCCGCGGGCTGGTCCGGGACGCCTGGCCGCCCAGCGCGGGGGCCGAACGCGACCGCCACCCCGCCACCATCCCGCCCGGCGAACGGCGCACCATCACCGTCACCCTCCGGCCGACCCGCCGCGGCGAACGACCCGCCGCGCGGGTGACCGTCCGCTCGACCGGCCCCCTCGGACTCGCCGCCCGCCAGGGCTCGCACCGCGTGCCGTGGGCCGTGCGCGTGCTCCCGCCGTTCCACAGCCGCCGCCACCTGCCGTCCCGGCTCGCCCGCCTGCAACAGCTCGACGGCCGCCAGGCGGCGCTCGTCCGCGGCGCCGGCACCGAGTTCGACTCCCTGCGCGAGTACGTGATCGGCGACGACGTCCGCTCGATCGACTGGCGGGCCACCGCCCGCGCCGCCGACGTCATGGTGCGCACCTGGCGCCCCGAACGCGACCGGCACGTCCTGCTCGTCCTCGACACCGGCCGCACCTCGGCCGGCCGCGTCGGCGACGAACCACGCCTGGACGCGATGATGGAAGCCGCCCTGCTGCTGGCGACGCTGGCCACCCGCGCGGGCGACCGCGTCGACCTGCTCGCCTACGACCGGCAGCTGCGCGCGAAGGTCAGCGGCCGCGACGTGGCCACCCTCGTCAACGCGATGGCCCCACTCGAACCCAGCCTCCTGGAGACCGACGCGCGCGGCCTCGTCGGCGAGGTGCTCCGCCGCGCCCGGCACCGCTCACTGGTCGTGCTGCTCACCGGTCTCGACGCCGCCCCGCTCGAAGAGGGCCTGCTGCCGGTCCTGCCCTCGCTGACCTCCCGGCACCGGCTGCTCGTCGCCTCGGTCGCGGACCCGCGCATCGCGGAAATGGCGCGGGGACGGGGAACCGCCGAGGCCGTCTACGATGCTGCCGCGGCCGAACGCACCCTCGCCGATCGCCGGCACGTCACCGCGCTGCTCGGCAGGCACGGCGTCGAAGTGGTCGACGCCGTGCCCGACGAGCTGCCGCCCGCCCTCGCGGACCGTTACCTGGCGATGAAGGCCGCGGCTACCCCTTGA